A single window of Pyxidicoccus xibeiensis DNA harbors:
- a CDS encoding bifunctional metallophosphatase/5'-nucleotidase — protein sequence MQLRLLGLNDFHGHLKADDPPLSRRQDPSQTPVGGVEYLATTLQQLRASAPGSTLTVAAGDLIGGSTFISGLFQDEPAVEALDALKLDVSSVGNHEFDEGTTELLRMQYGGCHPVAGCFLPGVTYPGARFRWLSANVVQKRDGMTLLPAYEVRDVQGVKVGFIGMTLEATNTLVSPAGVSTVDFLDEVETANLYARALVRQGVKSIIVLLHEGGLQTGAYNECAGISGPVADIAARLDPEIDALITGHTHEPYICSIPGPDGQPRPVTSAASYGRVVTELNLVLNRSSGNVIPERTTAFNHLVTRTVAKDPVQTAIITKWNAMAAPRAARVLGRISADITGDASGNRGIETPMADVVADSILFGTEGAKGGAQLALTNVGGVRASLRAGTITNGEQPGEVTYEEAYLVLPFGNLLVSLDLTGDQIRQILEEQYQPVPARGARPMLALGVSHGFTYEWDATRPQGSRVVPGSMKLHGVPLDLAATYRVGTLNFLADGGDLFTTFTQGQNRLGGPEDLENLAAYLGAVGLLSPPPDRVTGL from the coding sequence GTGCAATTGCGCCTGCTCGGGCTCAATGACTTTCACGGCCACCTGAAGGCGGACGACCCGCCGCTGTCCCGGAGGCAGGACCCGAGCCAGACCCCGGTGGGCGGCGTCGAGTACCTCGCGACGACGCTTCAGCAGCTGCGCGCGTCCGCGCCGGGCTCCACGTTGACGGTGGCGGCGGGCGACCTCATCGGTGGCTCCACCTTCATCTCCGGCCTCTTCCAGGACGAGCCCGCGGTGGAGGCGCTCGACGCGCTGAAGCTGGATGTGTCCAGCGTGGGCAACCACGAGTTCGACGAGGGGACGACGGAGCTGCTGCGGATGCAGTACGGCGGCTGCCACCCCGTGGCCGGATGCTTCCTGCCCGGCGTCACCTATCCCGGTGCCCGGTTCCGCTGGCTCTCGGCCAATGTCGTCCAGAAGCGCGATGGGATGACGCTCCTGCCCGCCTACGAGGTGCGCGACGTCCAGGGGGTCAAGGTCGGGTTCATCGGGATGACGCTCGAGGCGACGAACACGCTCGTTTCGCCTGCCGGCGTGTCCACGGTGGACTTCCTGGACGAAGTGGAGACGGCCAATCTCTATGCGCGCGCGCTGGTCCGCCAGGGCGTGAAGAGCATCATCGTCCTCCTGCACGAGGGCGGGCTCCAGACCGGGGCCTACAACGAATGCGCTGGCATCTCCGGGCCGGTCGCTGACATCGCCGCGCGGCTGGACCCGGAGATTGACGCACTCATCACCGGGCACACCCATGAGCCGTACATCTGCAGCATCCCCGGTCCGGACGGCCAGCCGCGCCCCGTGACGAGCGCGGCCTCGTACGGCCGGGTCGTGACGGAGCTCAACCTCGTCCTCAACCGCTCCTCCGGAAACGTCATCCCGGAGCGGACCACCGCGTTCAACCACCTGGTCACGCGCACGGTGGCGAAGGACCCGGTCCAGACCGCCATCATCACCAAATGGAATGCCATGGCCGCGCCGCGCGCCGCGCGCGTGCTGGGACGCATCAGCGCCGACATCACCGGGGATGCGAGCGGCAACCGTGGCATCGAGACGCCCATGGCGGATGTCGTCGCGGACTCGATTCTGTTCGGGACCGAGGGGGCGAAGGGGGGCGCGCAGCTCGCCCTCACCAACGTGGGCGGCGTGCGGGCCAGCCTCCGCGCCGGCACCATCACCAATGGCGAGCAGCCGGGAGAGGTCACCTACGAGGAGGCGTACCTGGTGCTGCCGTTCGGCAACCTCCTGGTAAGCCTGGACCTGACGGGCGACCAGATTCGGCAGATTCTGGAGGAGCAGTACCAGCCGGTGCCGGCGCGCGGCGCGCGCCCCATGCTGGCGCTGGGGGTGTCGCACGGCTTCACGTATGAGTGGGACGCCACCCGGCCCCAGGGCAGCCGTGTGGTGCCGGGCTCCATGAAGCTGCATGGCGTGCCGCTCGACCTCGCGGCCACCTACCGGGTCGGGACGCTGAACTTCCTCGCGGACGGCGGTGACCTCTTCACCACGTTCACGCAGGGGCAGAACCGCCTGGGCGGACCGGAGGACCTCGAGAACCTCGCCGCCTACCTCGGCGCGGTGGGCCTGCTCTCGCCGCCTCCGGACCGGGTGACCGGGCTGTAG
- a CDS encoding helicase-related protein yields the protein MNSSPSSRSSVVVAELGPTNTGKTYRAIERMLEHDSGIIGLPLRLLAREVYDRVTARVGEGRVALMTGEEKRLPPRPDYWICTVEAMPTDKQVDFLAVDEIQLAAHRERGHVFTDRLLHARGRRETWFLGADTMRPMVQSLIPQVSLKRATRLSQLRYAGTRSLKSLPPRSAVVAFSADRVYELAESLRRLRGGVAVVLGALSPRTRNAQVAMYQSGEVQYLVATDAIGMGLNLDLNHVAFAALSKYDGAEQRDLFPDELAQIAGRAGRHLNDGSFGTLNTLPELHPRTISAIESHRFPAVRSLIWRNAALDFSSPEALLDSLSRAPGHSAFVRVERADDFDALKDLSHVPAVRDVATHRATVELLWQVCQIPDFRKGLFGQHVALLRETFLQLTAGDGRLDADWLAKQVSPLDDVSGDIHTLMDRLAAIRIWTYISHRSGWLHDAEHWQARTRGIEDALGDALHERLVERFVQRAARKSARRFVRATAHPPPTSDSPFAKLGLLLGEAPLGDGGTMTEEQFVQQVVDATHEAFEVDALGRISFEGQPLARLVRGKDRRSPQLALAEPEVWTGGARQRLERRLLALARDLVTEAMGGFPAEALAGAGRSAATRGLAYRLAEGLGVISQGEAREQWRLLDEESRERLRAQGVREGQRFLYVAEALAPHALERRCMLTALFHQRPSPQGVPGAPVLDAVALGGREARAFGYEVLGPVALRIDIVERLSEALRHPQGARQAHALMQELQLESGVRTRVLRELGGQSGGAASKRRRRRRRGGNPPGTAPDKSGAAAPQAHAGAHPNPRRSGAGEGGRTGGGLKPE from the coding sequence ATGAACTCCAGCCCATCCAGCCGCTCGTCCGTCGTCGTGGCGGAGCTGGGGCCCACGAACACGGGGAAGACCTACCGTGCCATCGAGCGCATGCTCGAGCACGACTCGGGCATCATCGGCTTGCCGCTGCGCCTGCTCGCTCGTGAGGTGTACGACCGGGTGACCGCCCGGGTGGGGGAGGGGCGCGTCGCGCTGATGACGGGCGAGGAGAAGCGCCTGCCGCCGCGTCCCGACTACTGGATATGTACGGTCGAGGCGATGCCGACCGACAAGCAGGTCGACTTCCTCGCCGTGGATGAAATCCAGCTCGCGGCCCACCGGGAGCGCGGGCACGTCTTCACCGACCGGCTGCTCCATGCGCGGGGACGCCGGGAGACCTGGTTCCTGGGCGCGGACACGATGCGGCCGATGGTGCAGTCGCTCATCCCGCAGGTCTCGCTGAAGCGGGCCACGCGCCTGTCCCAGCTGCGCTATGCGGGGACGCGCTCCTTGAAGAGCCTGCCTCCGCGCTCGGCCGTGGTCGCGTTCTCCGCGGACCGCGTGTACGAGCTCGCCGAGTCGCTGCGCCGCCTCCGGGGCGGGGTGGCCGTGGTGCTGGGCGCGCTGTCCCCGAGGACGCGCAACGCCCAGGTGGCGATGTATCAGTCCGGCGAGGTCCAGTACCTCGTGGCCACCGACGCCATCGGCATGGGGCTGAACCTCGACCTCAACCACGTGGCCTTCGCGGCGCTCTCCAAGTACGACGGCGCCGAGCAGCGGGACCTCTTCCCGGACGAGCTGGCGCAGATCGCCGGCCGCGCGGGGCGCCACCTGAATGACGGCAGCTTCGGCACCCTGAACACGCTGCCCGAGCTGCATCCCCGGACGATTTCCGCCATCGAGTCACACCGGTTCCCTGCAGTGCGCAGCCTCATCTGGCGCAATGCCGCGCTCGACTTCTCCAGCCCGGAGGCCCTGCTGGACTCGCTGTCGCGGGCCCCGGGACACAGTGCCTTCGTCCGGGTGGAGCGCGCGGACGACTTCGACGCGCTCAAGGACCTCTCGCACGTCCCCGCCGTTCGGGACGTCGCCACCCACCGGGCCACGGTCGAGCTGCTGTGGCAGGTCTGCCAGATTCCGGACTTCCGCAAGGGGCTCTTCGGTCAGCACGTCGCGCTGCTGCGGGAGACCTTCCTCCAGCTCACCGCGGGGGACGGGAGGCTGGACGCTGACTGGCTGGCGAAGCAGGTGTCGCCGCTCGACGATGTCTCGGGAGACATCCACACGCTGATGGACCGGCTGGCGGCCATCCGCATCTGGACGTACATCAGCCATCGCTCGGGCTGGCTGCACGACGCGGAGCATTGGCAGGCGCGCACCCGCGGCATCGAGGACGCGCTGGGCGATGCCCTTCATGAGCGGCTGGTGGAGCGCTTCGTGCAGCGGGCGGCACGCAAGAGCGCCCGCCGCTTCGTGAGGGCCACGGCCCACCCGCCGCCCACGTCGGACAGTCCCTTCGCCAAGCTGGGGCTCCTGCTGGGAGAGGCGCCGCTCGGTGATGGCGGCACGATGACGGAGGAGCAGTTCGTCCAGCAGGTGGTCGACGCGACGCACGAGGCCTTCGAGGTGGATGCGTTGGGACGCATCTCGTTCGAGGGGCAGCCGCTGGCCCGGCTGGTTCGCGGCAAGGACCGGCGCTCGCCGCAGCTCGCGCTGGCTGAGCCGGAGGTGTGGACGGGAGGCGCGCGGCAGCGGCTCGAGCGCCGGCTGCTGGCACTGGCGAGAGACCTGGTCACCGAGGCGATGGGCGGCTTTCCGGCCGAGGCGCTCGCTGGCGCGGGGCGCTCCGCGGCGACGCGGGGGCTCGCCTACCGCCTCGCGGAGGGGCTGGGTGTGATTTCCCAGGGTGAGGCCCGCGAGCAGTGGCGGCTCCTGGACGAGGAGTCCCGGGAGCGCTTGAGGGCGCAAGGTGTCCGCGAGGGGCAGCGCTTCCTCTATGTCGCCGAAGCGCTCGCGCCGCATGCCCTGGAGAGGCGCTGCATGCTGACGGCGCTGTTCCACCAGAGACCTTCCCCCCAGGGGGTTCCGGGGGCGCCGGTGCTCGACGCCGTGGCGCTGGGCGGCCGGGAGGCGCGTGCCTTCGGCTACGAGGTGCTCGGTCCCGTGGCGCTGCGAATCGATATCGTCGAGCGGCTCAGCGAGGCGCTGCGCCACCCGCAGGGGGCGCGGCAGGCGCATGCGCTCATGCAGGAGCTGCAGCTGGAGAGCGGCGTTCGCACGCGCGTGCTGCGAGAGCTCGGGGGGCAGTCCGGCGGCGCTGCGTCGAAGAGGCGGCGGCGGAGAAGGCGGGGCGGGAATCCGCCGGGGACGGCGCCTGACAAGAGTGGAGCCGCGGCGCCACAGGCTCACGCTGGCGCGCACCCGAACCCGCGGAGGAGCGGCGCCGGGGAAGGCGGGCGCACCGGGGGCGGGCTGAAGCCTGAGTGA
- a CDS encoding DnaA N-terminal domain-containing protein: MSGLDWVQVDVGFPLSLAVVGAARLLGMDRRAFLGAIVELQIWAVQALPSGRFEPFAASAGRPLDASADTSRDTSTDEAIWREAVEGAVRWTGAPGAFWDTLLRTGILVREGDSVRLTLCDRYVQVLEKRRKEAERKRRERANKAAAASGGRPADAPGTSAARRKRERENEKKTLSSAAAAMEIELGMSPGHLAPVPPPPPADEAPSVDGDPIQLSLHGTHLVPVSQPSVESEPEAPAAAVSPGQAEAFFERFQTERAQSFRGVPREDMPVVWKDWYRHALAKVGGDEGRLLSACRGYLQSDWGRSRQPAGTAVAFCSPKVWVRYVPHEANEAREVSEGASPPSVDVSTPAGRTWQQCLMRLHDQGKRYALLWLQKARPVDVQDGCLILAAPDVYFRQWVEENYGPVVEQLVRDCGLRGVTWRVGTGEELPQAAMGLPR; this comes from the coding sequence GTGAGCGGGTTGGACTGGGTTCAGGTCGACGTGGGCTTTCCCCTGAGCCTCGCCGTGGTGGGTGCCGCGCGCCTGCTGGGCATGGACCGGCGTGCATTCCTGGGCGCCATCGTGGAGCTGCAGATCTGGGCCGTGCAGGCCCTGCCCTCCGGACGCTTCGAACCCTTCGCCGCGTCCGCCGGACGTCCGCTGGACGCGTCCGCGGACACGTCCAGGGACACGTCCACGGACGAGGCCATCTGGCGTGAGGCGGTCGAGGGCGCCGTACGGTGGACGGGCGCCCCCGGAGCCTTCTGGGACACGCTGCTGCGCACCGGCATCCTCGTGCGTGAAGGGGACTCCGTCCGGCTCACGCTCTGCGACCGCTACGTGCAAGTCCTCGAAAAGAGGAGGAAGGAAGCCGAGCGAAAGCGCCGGGAGCGCGCCAACAAGGCCGCCGCCGCGTCCGGCGGACGTCCCGCGGACGCACCCGGGACATCCGCCGCTAGAAGGAAGAGGGAGAGGGAGAACGAGAAGAAGACTCTTTCTTCTGCAGCAGCAGCGATGGAGATCGAGCTCGGCATGTCCCCGGGACATCTCGCGCCCGTTCCCCCGCCACCTCCGGCGGACGAGGCACCGTCGGTGGACGGCGACCCCATCCAGCTCTCCCTCCACGGCACACATCTGGTGCCGGTGTCCCAGCCCTCCGTCGAGTCGGAGCCGGAAGCCCCGGCAGCGGCGGTGTCCCCCGGACAGGCGGAGGCCTTCTTCGAGCGCTTCCAGACCGAGCGCGCCCAGTCCTTCCGGGGCGTTCCTCGCGAGGACATGCCGGTGGTCTGGAAGGACTGGTACCGGCACGCCCTGGCGAAGGTGGGCGGCGACGAGGGCCGGCTGCTGTCGGCCTGCCGCGGCTACCTCCAGTCCGACTGGGGCCGCTCCCGCCAGCCGGCGGGCACGGCCGTGGCCTTCTGCTCACCGAAGGTGTGGGTGCGCTACGTCCCGCACGAGGCGAACGAGGCGCGTGAGGTCTCGGAGGGGGCCTCGCCGCCGTCCGTGGACGTGTCCACCCCGGCGGGACGCACGTGGCAGCAGTGCCTCATGCGGCTTCATGACCAGGGCAAGCGCTACGCGCTGCTGTGGCTCCAGAAGGCGCGTCCGGTGGATGTGCAGGACGGCTGTCTGATCCTGGCCGCGCCCGACGTCTACTTCCGCCAATGGGTGGAAGAGAACTACGGCCCGGTGGTGGAACAGCTCGTTCGCGACTGCGGCCTGCGGGGCGTGACCTGGCGCGTGGGCACGGGCGAGGAGCTGCCGCAGGCGGCGATGGGGCTCCCACGGTAG